A stretch of the Brevinematales bacterium genome encodes the following:
- a CDS encoding radical SAM protein produces the protein MPEGEEYHFFRREEILSFEEIRDFVRSILPLGIKKVRLTGGEPLLRRDIEKLIAMLSALPIEDLSLTTNGFFLKEKAKDLKSAGLNRITV, from the coding sequence ATGCCAGAAGGAGAAGAATACCACTTCTTTAGACGCGAGGAAATACTCAGCTTTGAAGAGATAAGGGACTTTGTAAGGAGTATTTTGCCACTTGGCATAAAAAAGGTAAGGCTCACTGGTGGAGAACCACTGCTAAGGAGAGACATAGAGAAACTAATAGCAATGCTATCAGCCTTGCCAATAGAAGACCTTAGCCTTACTACAAACGGCTTTTTTCTGAAAGAAAAGGCAAAAGACTTAAAATCCGCCGGTCTGAATAGGATAACTGT